In the genome of Lynx canadensis isolate LIC74 chromosome F1, mLynCan4.pri.v2, whole genome shotgun sequence, one region contains:
- the SELL gene encoding LOW QUALITY PROTEIN: L-selectin (The sequence of the model RefSeq protein was modified relative to this genomic sequence to represent the inferred CDS: inserted 1 base in 1 codon) — MSKAKVFPWKCQRAQRDSWNVFRLWVWTVLCCDFLAHHGTDCWTYHYSETPMNWARARKFCQENYTDLVAIQNKGEIEYLEQTLPFSRYYYWIGIRKVGGTWTWVGTNKSLTKEAENWGRGEPNNRKSKEDCVEIYIKRAKDAGKWNDDSCHKQKRALCYTASCQPSSCSNHGECVETINNYTCNCDVGYYGPQCQFVVQCEPLEAPDLGTMDCSHPVGTFSFSSQCTFNCSKGTDLIGVEETTCGPFGNWSSLEPACQRISCKPLMAPDLGTMDCSHPLANFSFTSTCTFNCLEGTELIGEEKNYFGPSGXWSSPSPICQKVDQSFSMIKEGNYNPLFIPVAVMVTAFSGLAFIIWLARRLKKGKKSRESVDDPY, encoded by the exons ATTTCCTTGCACATCACGGGACCGACTGCTGGACTTACCACTATTCTGAAACACCCATGAACTGGGCAAGGGCTAGAAAGTTCTGCCAAGAAAATTACACAGATTTAGTTGCCATCCAGAACAAGGGGGAGATTGAATACCTGGAGCAGACACTTCCCTTCAGCCGCTATTACTACTGGATAGGAATCCGGAAGGTAGGGGGAACATGGACTTGGGTGGGAACCAACAAGTCTCTTACCAAAGAAGCGGAGAACTGGGGACGTGGAGAGCCGAACAACAGGAAGTCCAAAGAAGACTGTGTGGAGATTTACATCAAGAGGGCCAAAGACGCGGGAAAATGGAATGATGATTCCTGCCACAAGCAGAAGAGAGCCCTCTGTTACACAG CTTCTTGTCAGCCTTCATCATGCAGCAACCATGGAGAATGTGTGGAAACCATCAATAATTATACCTGCAACTGTGATGTTGGGTACTACGGGCCCCAGTGTCAATTTG tGGTTCAGTGTGAGCCTCTGGAGGCCCCTGATCTGGGTACCATGGACTGTAGTCACCCTGTGGGAACCTTCAGCTTCAGCTCTCAGTGTACCTTCAACTGCTCTAAGGGCACAGACCTCATTGGGGTTGAGGAAACCACTTGTGGACCTTTTGGAAACTGGTCATCTCTAGAACCAGCCTGTCAAA GGATTTCCTGTAAGCCTCTAATGGCACCCGATCTGGGAACCATGGACTGTAGTCACCCCCTGGCCAACTTCAGCTTTACGTCCACATGTACCTTCAACTGCTTGGAAGGAACTGAGTTAATCggggaagagaaaaattattttggaccATCGG ATTGGTCAAGCCCTAGTCCAATATGCCAAA AAGTGGACCAGAGTTTCTCAATGATTAAAGAGGGTAACTATAACCCTCTCTTCATCCCGGTGGCAGTCATGGTTACTGCTTTTTCTGGGTTGGCATTTATCATTTGGCTGGCAAGAAGATTAAAGAAAG gtAAAAAGTCTCGGGAAAG CGTGGACGATCCGTATTAA